The Roseococcus microcysteis genome contains a region encoding:
- the hutI gene encoding imidazolonepropionase yields the protein MAGIPTDLLFEGARLATMAGAGLGVVEDGVLAVRDGRIAYAGPREGAPRFDAAERVECDGRWITPGLVDCHTHLVFAGDRSEEFARRLAGESYAEIARSGGGIASTVRATRAADEAALLAAALPRLDALLAEGVTTVEVKSGYGLDEETERRQLRVARALAGQRAVTVRATYLGAHAVPPDGTRAGYLDLVCDRMIPALAAEGLADAVDVFQEGIAFTGAECARVFTAARMAGLPVKSHAEQLSDTGGAALAARFGALSADHLEYCSNAGAAAMAQAGTVAVILPGAFLMLNEARKPPIAAFRAEGVAMAVATDLNPGSSPIASLRVSATLACVLFGMTVEEVWRGMTLHAARALGMQAEAGSLEVGKRADLALWSVENLAQVVAQIGPSPLWARYHGGVRA from the coding sequence ATGGCGGGCATCCCGACCGATCTGCTGTTCGAGGGCGCGCGGCTGGCCACCATGGCGGGCGCGGGCCTCGGCGTGGTCGAGGATGGCGTGCTGGCGGTGCGCGACGGGCGCATCGCCTATGCCGGCCCACGCGAGGGCGCGCCGCGCTTCGACGCGGCCGAGCGGGTGGAGTGCGACGGCCGCTGGATCACGCCCGGCCTCGTGGATTGCCACACGCACCTCGTCTTCGCGGGTGACCGCTCAGAGGAATTCGCGCGTCGCCTGGCCGGCGAGAGCTATGCCGAGATCGCGCGCTCGGGCGGCGGCATCGCCTCCACCGTGCGCGCCACCCGCGCGGCGGATGAGGCGGCGCTGCTGGCCGCCGCCCTGCCGCGGCTGGATGCGCTGCTGGCCGAGGGCGTCACCACCGTCGAGGTGAAGTCCGGCTACGGGCTCGACGAGGAGACCGAGCGGCGACAGTTGCGCGTGGCGCGTGCCCTGGCGGGGCAGCGGGCGGTGACGGTGCGCGCCACCTATCTCGGCGCCCATGCCGTGCCGCCGGATGGCACGCGTGCGGGCTATCTCGACCTGGTGTGCGACCGCATGATCCCCGCCCTGGCGGCCGAGGGTCTGGCGGACGCGGTGGATGTCTTCCAGGAGGGCATCGCCTTCACGGGCGCCGAATGCGCCCGCGTCTTCACCGCGGCGCGCATGGCGGGCCTGCCGGTGAAATCCCATGCGGAACAGTTGAGCGACACGGGCGGTGCCGCGCTGGCCGCGCGCTTCGGCGCGCTCTCGGCCGACCACCTGGAATATTGCTCCAATGCCGGGGCCGCGGCCATGGCGCAGGCGGGCACGGTGGCCGTGATCCTGCCCGGCGCCTTCCTCATGCTGAACGAGGCGCGCAAGCCGCCCATCGCCGCCTTCCGTGCGGAAGGTGTCGCGATGGCGGTGGCGACGGACCTGAACCCGGGTTCCTCGCCCATCGCCTCGCTGCGCGTTTCGGCGACACTCGCCTGCGTGCTGTTCGGCATGACGGTGGAGGAGGTGTGGCGCGGCATGACGCTGCACGCCGCGCGCGCGCTGGGGATGCAGGCGGAGGCGGGCAGCCTGGAGGTGGGCAAGCGCGCCGACCTGGCGCTGTGGTCGGTGGAGAACCTGGCGCAGGTCGTGGCGCAGATCGGGCCCTCGCCGCTTTGGGCGCGCTATCACGGAGGGGTGCGGGCATGA
- a CDS encoding O-antigen ligase family protein, which translates to MEQTSTTPPSWLRRLDGPGSVLAMAVGVAIPWVVIASRSVAEAVVAGLALGFVLHLLATRNVAPLRAPWFLLAAAYWAWLVLVTALAGANPDQMLAALAWGRFPLATLAIATWALASARAQRLALWALAGAVVFVALEVWLQFTFGHGLVRSGDELPGYLSGPFLRPRAGGYLSVTLWPVLLPAVVALAAHGLWGRGAGVALVALAVGAVILASQRSPLIMVLFGLALAALVLRPLRVPALLAVLGVAGMLGLAAIFAPITFYRYAVHLPQLLAGFPETHYGQILARALAMVEAHPWLGAGAEAFRTGCYDPRFHIGWGGVGDGGGEAMCVPHVHHFYLEALVDGGIVGLALFTASCLALLWALGRGALGDPLRLGLFLSALIALWPVATAGAYAGIDQAALRIFLMGLGLALAARPAT; encoded by the coding sequence GTGGAGCAGACCAGCACGACACCGCCCAGCTGGCTGCGGCGTCTCGACGGGCCGGGCAGCGTGCTGGCCATGGCGGTGGGGGTGGCGATCCCCTGGGTGGTCATCGCCTCGCGCTCGGTGGCCGAGGCGGTGGTGGCGGGGCTGGCCCTGGGTTTCGTGCTTCACCTGCTGGCCACCCGCAATGTGGCCCCCCTGCGTGCCCCCTGGTTCCTGCTGGCCGCCGCCTATTGGGCCTGGCTGGTGTTGGTGACGGCGCTGGCGGGCGCCAACCCCGATCAGATGCTGGCGGCCCTGGCCTGGGGGCGGTTTCCCTTGGCCACGCTCGCCATCGCGACCTGGGCGCTGGCCAGCGCGCGCGCGCAGCGCCTGGCGCTCTGGGCCCTGGCGGGGGCGGTGGTCTTCGTCGCGCTGGAAGTCTGGCTGCAATTCACCTTCGGGCATGGGCTGGTGCGTTCGGGCGATGAACTGCCGGGCTATCTCTCGGGGCCCTTCCTGCGGCCGCGGGCGGGGGGGTATCTTTCCGTCACGCTCTGGCCCGTGCTGCTGCCGGCGGTGGTGGCGCTGGCGGCCCATGGGCTCTGGGGGCGGGGCGCGGGGGTGGCGCTGGTGGCGCTGGCAGTGGGGGCGGTGATCCTGGCCTCGCAGCGCAGCCCGCTGATCATGGTGCTGTTCGGGCTCGCGCTCGCCGCGCTGGTGCTGCGGCCGCTGCGGGTGCCGGCCTTGCTGGCGGTGCTGGGGGTGGCCGGGATGCTGGGGCTGGCGGCCATCTTCGCCCCCATCACCTTCTACCGCTACGCCGTCCACCTGCCGCAATTGCTCGCGGGTTTCCCGGAGACGCATTACGGCCAGATCCTGGCCCGCGCGCTGGCCATGGTCGAGGCGCATCCCTGGCTCGGCGCCGGCGCCGAGGCCTTTCGCACCGGCTGCTACGACCCACGCTTCCACATCGGCTGGGGGGGCGTGGGCGATGGCGGGGGCGAGGCGATGTGCGTGCCCCATGTGCACCATTTCTACCTGGAGGCGCTGGTGGATGGCGGCATCGTGGGGCTGGCGCTGTTCACCGCCTCCTGCCTCGCGCTGCTCTGGGCGCTGGGGCGGGGCGCGCTGGGCGATCCGCTGCGGCTTGGCCTCTTCCTCTCGGCACTGATCGCGCTCTGGCCGGTGGCGACGGCCGGCGCCTATGCGGGCATTGACCAGGCGGCCTTGCGGATCTTCCTGATGGGGCTGGGCCTGGCGCTCGCGGCCCGGCCGGCGACCTGA
- a CDS encoding phytanoyl-CoA dioxygenase family protein yields the protein MDQAATTTDPEVQAFAEDGAILLRGAFADWVEPLRAGIETLMAHPGPYERSYTPKDGSARFFQDLCNWQRIPEFRAFVEQGPGAAIARRLMGSQGARFFHDHVLVKEPGTSLVTPWHQDSPYYCVEAEQSVSFWIPLDPVGRDVTLECVAGSHLWTKALKPKRFDGTDLYEGDDREDMPDIDAEREKHRILGWEMQPGDAVAFHYRTMHGAPANTSPQRRRRVFSARWVGDDAVFRDRGGRGSPPMRHLRLADGAPLEGPDFPRFT from the coding sequence ATGGACCAAGCCGCCACCACCACCGACCCCGAGGTTCAGGCCTTCGCCGAGGATGGCGCCATCCTCCTGCGCGGCGCCTTCGCCGACTGGGTGGAACCGCTCCGCGCCGGCATCGAGACGCTGATGGCCCATCCCGGCCCCTATGAGCGCAGCTACACGCCCAAGGATGGCAGCGCGCGCTTCTTCCAGGATTTGTGCAACTGGCAGCGCATCCCGGAATTCCGCGCCTTCGTGGAGCAGGGACCCGGGGCGGCCATCGCGCGCCGACTCATGGGCAGCCAGGGTGCGCGCTTCTTCCACGACCATGTGCTGGTGAAGGAGCCGGGGACGAGCCTCGTCACCCCCTGGCACCAGGATTCGCCCTATTACTGCGTGGAGGCGGAGCAGAGCGTCAGCTTCTGGATTCCCCTCGACCCCGTGGGCCGCGACGTGACGCTGGAATGCGTGGCCGGCAGCCATCTCTGGACCAAGGCGCTCAAGCCCAAGCGCTTCGACGGCACCGACCTCTACGAGGGCGATGACCGCGAGGACATGCCCGACATCGACGCCGAGCGCGAGAAGCACCGCATCCTGGGCTGGGAGATGCAGCCGGGTGACGCGGTGGCCTTCCACTACCGCACGATGCATGGCGCACCGGCCAACACCTCGCCGCAGCGGCGGCGGCGCGTCTTCTCCGCGCGCTGGGTGGGCGATGACGCGGTGTTCCGCGACCGTGGCGGCCGAGGCTCTCCCCCCATGCGGCATCTGCGCCTGGCGGATGGCGCGCCCCTCGAAGGGCCGGACTTCCCCCGCTTCACCTGA
- a CDS encoding glycosyltransferase family 4 protein, giving the protein MSAPRRVAMVLPAKERFGPRGAGGVALVVRDLARAPAPGWEAMVLGSPMQDAPFEFCRFEGLLPGPLAFLGRNRAHARAAARWLSAHPADVVEAHNRAPLALHLAEALPCPVVLVLHNAASGMGGLRRPEERAALLRQVRAVACVSDFLRRDFLEGLPPALAPRVHVLPNPHDPAAFPALRGPRERLILFVGRLNAEKGADSFVAACARALPRLPGWRAEMVGDAWFGGRADTPFVTALRAQAAAAGVEMLGYLDHAATLARMGRAAIIVMPNRWAEPFGRVAQEALGAGAALVASRRGGLPEAAGEAALYADPDDPGAIAEAIHHLATHPEERARRAEMGRAHLEGFLLPAIARRWAALREGLLAG; this is encoded by the coding sequence ATGTCCGCCCCTCGGCGCGTCGCGATGGTCCTGCCCGCCAAGGAGCGCTTCGGCCCCCGGGGCGCGGGCGGCGTGGCGCTGGTGGTGCGCGACCTGGCCCGCGCGCCGGCCCCGGGCTGGGAGGCCATGGTGCTGGGCAGCCCCATGCAGGACGCGCCCTTCGAGTTCTGCCGCTTCGAGGGGCTGTTGCCGGGCCCGCTGGCTTTTCTCGGCCGCAACCGCGCCCATGCCCGTGCGGCCGCGCGCTGGCTCAGCGCCCACCCGGCCGATGTGGTGGAGGCGCACAATCGCGCGCCGCTGGCCCTGCACCTGGCTGAGGCGCTGCCCTGCCCGGTGGTGCTGGTGCTGCACAACGCGGCCTCGGGCATGGGCGGGTTGCGGCGGCCGGAGGAACGCGCCGCGCTGCTGCGCCAGGTGCGGGCCGTGGCCTGCGTCTCGGACTTCCTGCGGCGGGATTTCCTGGAGGGGCTGCCCCCGGCGCTGGCGCCCCGCGTCCATGTGCTGCCTAACCCGCATGATCCTGCCGCCTTCCCTGCGCTGCGCGGCCCACGCGAGCGGCTGATCCTCTTCGTGGGGCGGCTCAATGCCGAGAAGGGTGCGGACAGCTTCGTGGCCGCCTGCGCCCGCGCCCTGCCGCGCCTGCCGGGCTGGCGGGCCGAGATGGTGGGGGATGCCTGGTTCGGCGGCCGGGCGGACACGCCCTTCGTCACCGCGCTGCGCGCCCAGGCGGCCGCGGCCGGGGTGGAGATGCTGGGGTATCTCGACCACGCGGCCACCCTCGCCCGGATGGGGCGCGCCGCCATCATCGTCATGCCCAACCGCTGGGCGGAGCCCTTTGGCCGCGTGGCGCAGGAGGCGCTGGGGGCGGGGGCGGCGCTGGTCGCCTCGCGCCGGGGCGGGCTGCCGGAGGCGGCGGGCGAGGCCGCGCTCTATGCGGACCCCGATGACCCCGGCGCCATCGCCGAGGCCATCCATCACCTCGCCACCCATCCGGAGGAACGCGCCCGCCGCGCGGAGATGGGGCGCGCGCATCTGGAGGGGTTCCTGCTGCCCGCCATCGCGCGGCGATGGGCGGCGCTGCGCGAGGGGCTGCTGGCGGGCTGA
- a CDS encoding UTRA domain-containing protein: protein MTDFPLDGEGPLHAQIRRAVAQAILSGRIPPGGRIPSEAELMTLFGASRMTVHRALAQLAAEGLVRRNRRAGTIASPEARGRAVFEIWDIGAEIAAAGGVHSHDILHRATRPATAADAAALTVAEGAPILALTTRHLADGRPVQLEERRIHLQAAPEAAAERFTETPPGRWLLDHIAWTEAEHSILATSTPARIARFLGMPPGEPALVVERRTWNGEIPVTFARLWHPGGRHRLVGRFTAGGAGLPTPPGRPHHRT, encoded by the coding sequence ATGACCGACTTCCCGCTGGATGGCGAAGGCCCGCTGCACGCGCAAATCCGGCGCGCGGTGGCCCAGGCCATTCTGTCCGGCCGCATCCCGCCCGGCGGGCGCATCCCCTCCGAGGCGGAGCTGATGACGCTGTTCGGCGCCTCGCGCATGACGGTGCATCGGGCGCTGGCCCAGCTCGCCGCCGAGGGGCTGGTCCGCCGCAACCGCCGCGCCGGCACCATCGCAAGCCCCGAAGCACGCGGCCGCGCCGTCTTCGAGATCTGGGACATCGGCGCCGAGATCGCGGCCGCGGGGGGCGTCCACAGCCATGACATCCTGCACCGCGCGACGCGCCCCGCCACCGCCGCCGACGCCGCGGCGCTGACCGTGGCCGAGGGCGCGCCCATCCTGGCGCTGACCACCCGCCACCTGGCCGATGGCCGCCCCGTGCAGCTGGAGGAACGGCGCATCCATCTCCAGGCCGCCCCCGAGGCGGCGGCCGAGCGCTTCACCGAGACCCCGCCCGGCCGCTGGCTGCTGGACCACATCGCCTGGACCGAGGCCGAGCACAGCATCCTCGCCACAAGCACGCCCGCGCGCATCGCCCGCTTCCTCGGCATGCCGCCGGGCGAGCCCGCGCTGGTCGTGGAACGCCGCACCTGGAATGGCGAAATTCCGGTCACTTTCGCGCGGCTCTGGCATCCGGGCGGGCGGCACCGGCTGGTGGGGCGCTTCACGGCGGGCGGGGCCGGCTTGCCAACGCCGCCGGGCCGCCCGCACCATCGGACATGA
- the hutU gene encoding urocanate hydratase, whose translation MSRMANSRIITAPHGPELTCKSWAAEAAMRMLMNNLDAAVAERPQELVVYGGIGRAARDWESYDRIVQSLTRLEPDETLLVQSGKPVGIFRTTEDGPRALIANSNLVPHWATWEKFHELDRAGLMMYGQMTAGSWIYIGSQGIVQGTYETFAEVGRQHYGGSLAGRWVLTGGLGGMGGAQPLAATMAGASMLAVECQPSRIEMRLRTRYLDTQAATLEEALSIIEAARVEGRAVSVGLLGNAAEVFPEILRRGIRPDVVTDQTSAHDPLNGYLPAGWTLAEWEERRERDPDGVVAAAKRSMAAHVEAMLGFHRLGIPTLDYGNNIRQMAQEAGVADAFDFPGFVPAYIRPLFCRGIGPFRWAALSGDPEDIARTDAKVRELMPDDANLHRWLDMAGKRIAFQGLPARICWVGLGDRHRLGLAFNEMVAKGELKAPIVIGRDHLDSGSVASPNRETEAMRDGSDAISDWPLLNALLNTASGASWVSLHHGGGVGMGFSQHAGMVIVADGTEAAAKRLARVLWNDPGTGVMRHADAGYELAIEHARRTGLKLPSLGIGT comes from the coding sequence ATGAGCCGCATGGCCAACAGCCGCATCATCACCGCACCCCACGGCCCCGAGCTGACCTGCAAGAGCTGGGCGGCCGAGGCGGCCATGCGGATGCTGATGAACAACCTGGACGCCGCCGTGGCCGAACGCCCGCAGGAGCTGGTGGTCTATGGCGGCATCGGCCGCGCGGCGCGGGATTGGGAGAGCTATGACCGGATCGTGCAGAGCCTGACGCGCCTTGAGCCGGACGAGACGCTGCTGGTGCAGTCCGGCAAGCCCGTCGGCATCTTCCGGACCACCGAGGATGGGCCGCGCGCGCTGATCGCCAACTCCAACCTGGTGCCGCATTGGGCCACCTGGGAGAAGTTCCACGAGCTCGATCGCGCCGGCCTCATGATGTACGGCCAGATGACGGCCGGTTCCTGGATCTACATCGGCAGCCAGGGCATCGTGCAGGGCACCTACGAGACCTTCGCGGAAGTGGGCCGGCAGCATTACGGGGGTTCGCTGGCGGGCCGCTGGGTGCTGACGGGGGGGCTGGGCGGCATGGGTGGCGCGCAGCCCCTGGCCGCCACCATGGCGGGGGCCTCGATGCTGGCCGTGGAATGCCAGCCCTCGCGCATCGAGATGCGGCTGCGCACGCGCTACCTCGACACCCAGGCGGCGACGCTGGAGGAGGCGCTTTCCATCATCGAGGCTGCGCGCGTCGAGGGCCGCGCCGTCTCGGTGGGGCTGCTGGGCAATGCGGCGGAGGTCTTTCCCGAAATCCTGCGCCGCGGCATCCGGCCCGATGTGGTGACGGACCAGACCAGCGCGCATGACCCGCTGAACGGCTACCTCCCCGCCGGCTGGACGCTGGCCGAGTGGGAGGAACGACGGGAGCGTGACCCGGACGGTGTCGTGGCCGCCGCCAAGCGCTCCATGGCCGCGCATGTCGAGGCCATGCTGGGCTTCCACCGCCTGGGCATTCCCACGCTCGACTACGGCAACAACATCCGCCAGATGGCGCAAGAGGCGGGGGTGGCGGACGCCTTCGACTTCCCGGGCTTCGTGCCCGCCTATATCCGCCCGCTCTTCTGCCGCGGCATCGGGCCCTTCCGCTGGGCCGCACTGTCGGGCGACCCGGAGGACATTGCGCGCACCGACGCCAAGGTGCGCGAACTGATGCCTGATGACGCCAACCTCCACCGCTGGCTGGACATGGCGGGCAAGCGCATCGCCTTCCAGGGCCTGCCCGCGCGCATCTGCTGGGTGGGGCTTGGGGACCGGCATCGCCTCGGCCTCGCCTTCAACGAGATGGTGGCGAAGGGCGAACTCAAGGCCCCCATCGTCATCGGGCGCGACCACCTGGACAGTGGTTCCGTCGCGTCCCCCAACCGCGAGACGGAGGCGATGCGCGACGGTTCCGACGCCATCTCCGACTGGCCGCTGCTGAATGCGTTGCTGAACACCGCCTCCGGCGCCTCCTGGGTGTCGCTGCATCATGGGGGCGGGGTGGGCATGGGTTTCTCGCAGCATGCGGGCATGGTCATCGTGGCCGATGGCACCGAAGCCGCGGCGAAACGCCTGGCGCGCGTGCTGTGGAACGACCCCGGCACGGGCGTCATGCGCCACGCCGATGCTGGCTATGAATTGGCCATCGAGCACGCCCGCCGCACAGGCTTGAAGCTGCCGTCGCTCGGAATCGGCACATGA
- a CDS encoding formimidoylglutamate deiminase: MRKLLFAHALLPEGWRREVLVTLDATGRISSVEPDATGGEYQHAIALPGLPNLHSHAFQRGMAGLTEQAGANEDSFWTWRELMYRFLGQLTPEDVEALATLAYAEMLETGFTRVGEFHYLHHDAEGRPYANPAEMAARIAGAADATGIHLTLLPSFYAHGEAGGGAPLPAQRRFLNDRDGFARLLEASRAAIAPLPGAVLGAAPHSLRAATFAEIRDVVAMLAPGEPLHIHAAEQLREVETCRAILGAPPIQALLDQVGLDARWCLIHATHGTEAELAAVAQAGAVVGLCPVTEANLGDGIFPAPSYRAAGGRYGVGTDSNVLIGAAEELRTLEYGQRLALRTRNALAPREASTGRALWDAALAGGTQALAAGPAGITPGAWADLVLLDPAHPALAAREGDRWLDALVFATRTSPIREVWVRGRRVVEDGRHPLRAAAEARVSAVLGRILAA; encoded by the coding sequence ATGCGCAAGCTGCTTTTCGCCCATGCCCTGCTGCCCGAAGGCTGGCGCCGCGAGGTGCTGGTCACGCTCGATGCCACGGGCCGCATCTCCAGCGTGGAGCCTGACGCAACCGGCGGCGAATACCAGCACGCCATCGCCCTGCCCGGCCTGCCCAACCTGCATTCCCATGCCTTCCAGCGTGGCATGGCGGGCCTCACGGAACAGGCCGGCGCCAACGAGGACAGCTTCTGGACCTGGCGCGAGCTGATGTACCGCTTCCTGGGCCAGCTTACACCAGAGGATGTCGAGGCCCTGGCCACCCTGGCCTATGCCGAGATGCTGGAGACGGGCTTCACCCGTGTGGGCGAGTTCCACTACCTGCACCATGACGCCGAGGGCCGCCCCTACGCCAACCCCGCGGAGATGGCCGCGCGCATCGCCGGCGCGGCCGACGCCACCGGCATCCACCTCACCCTGCTGCCCAGCTTCTATGCCCATGGCGAGGCCGGCGGCGGCGCCCCCCTGCCCGCCCAGCGCCGCTTCCTGAACGACCGCGACGGCTTCGCCCGCCTGCTGGAAGCCAGCCGCGCCGCCATCGCCCCCTTGCCGGGGGCCGTCCTGGGCGCCGCACCCCACTCCCTGCGCGCCGCCACCTTCGCGGAAATCCGCGACGTGGTCGCCATGCTGGCGCCCGGCGAACCCCTGCACATCCACGCCGCCGAACAGCTGCGCGAGGTCGAGACGTGCCGCGCCATCCTGGGCGCACCCCCCATCCAGGCCCTGCTGGACCAGGTGGGCCTCGATGCGCGCTGGTGCCTGATCCATGCCACCCATGGCACCGAGGCGGAACTCGCGGCCGTGGCACAAGCGGGCGCGGTGGTGGGCCTCTGCCCCGTCACCGAGGCCAATCTGGGCGATGGCATCTTCCCCGCGCCCAGCTATCGCGCGGCGGGGGGCCGCTACGGCGTGGGCACGGACAGCAATGTGCTGATCGGCGCGGCGGAGGAACTCCGCACGCTGGAATACGGGCAGCGCCTCGCGCTGCGCACCCGCAACGCGCTGGCCCCGCGCGAGGCCTCCACCGGCCGCGCGTTGTGGGATGCCGCGCTGGCGGGCGGCACCCAGGCCCTGGCCGCCGGCCCCGCCGGCATCACCCCCGGCGCCTGGGCGGACCTTGTGCTGCTCGACCCCGCGCACCCCGCGCTCGCCGCGCGCGAGGGCGACCGCTGGCTGGATGCGCTGGTCTTCGCCACCCGCACCTCGCCCATCCGCGAAGTCTGGGTACGCGGGCGACGCGTGGTGGAGGATGGGCGCCACCCCCTGCGCGCGGCAGCCGAGGCGCGCGTCTCCGCGGTGCTGGGCCGCATCCTGGCCGCATGA
- the hutH gene encoding histidine ammonia-lyase, whose protein sequence is MTLVPGAVTLAQWRAVLEGAATPLDEGARAAVERSAAAVAGVIARGETAYGVNTGFGKLASVRIGDADLAALQRNLILSHACGVGAPLPAPVVRLIMAMKAASLARGASGVRWEVVAQIEAMRARDVLPLIPAKGSVGASGDLAPLAHMTAAMLGEGAVLPNVPATRALAGAGLSPVALGPKEGLALINGTQVSTALALAGLFAAHRVFQAALVSGALTVDALRGSDTPFDPRIHALRGHAGQRDVAHALRGLLAGSAIRESHREGDDRVQDPYSLRCQPQVMGAGLDLLRFAARTLAVEANAVTDNPLVMEDGSILSGGNFHAEPVAFAADQIALVLAEIGNLAERRIALLVDPVMSGLPAFLARDAGLNSGLMIAQVTAAALASENKQRAAPASVDSIPTSANQEDHVSMATHAAWRLLEMAENAAAIIGIEALAAAEALEHRRPLTSSVPLEAAHAAIRARIAPLLADRFLAPDIAAATSLVRDGALAAATAHPLPELDTDA, encoded by the coding sequence ATGACGCTGGTTCCGGGCGCGGTCACGCTGGCGCAATGGCGCGCCGTGCTGGAGGGGGCGGCCACGCCGCTCGACGAAGGCGCGCGGGCGGCGGTGGAGCGCAGCGCGGCCGCGGTGGCCGGCGTCATCGCGCGGGGCGAGACGGCCTATGGCGTGAACACGGGCTTCGGCAAGCTGGCCTCCGTACGCATCGGCGATGCGGATCTGGCCGCGCTGCAGCGCAACCTGATTCTGTCGCACGCCTGCGGCGTGGGGGCGCCGCTGCCGGCACCCGTGGTGCGGCTGATCATGGCGATGAAGGCCGCGAGCCTGGCGCGCGGCGCCTCGGGCGTGCGGTGGGAGGTGGTGGCGCAGATCGAGGCCATGCGCGCGCGCGACGTGCTGCCGCTGATCCCGGCCAAGGGGTCGGTCGGCGCCTCGGGCGATTTGGCGCCGCTGGCGCACATGACGGCGGCGATGCTGGGCGAAGGCGCGGTTCTGCCGAATGTCCCGGCGACGCGGGCGCTGGCGGGCGCGGGGCTTTCGCCCGTCGCCCTCGGGCCCAAGGAGGGGCTGGCGCTGATCAATGGCACGCAGGTGTCCACGGCGCTGGCGCTGGCGGGGCTCTTCGCCGCGCATCGGGTGTTCCAGGCGGCGCTGGTTTCAGGCGCGCTGACGGTGGACGCGCTGCGCGGCTCCGACACGCCCTTCGACCCGCGCATCCATGCGCTGCGCGGCCATGCGGGCCAGCGCGACGTGGCCCACGCGCTGCGCGGGCTGCTGGCGGGCAGCGCCATCCGCGAAAGCCACCGCGAGGGCGATGACCGCGTGCAGGACCCGTATTCGCTGCGCTGCCAGCCGCAGGTGATGGGCGCGGGGCTGGACCTGCTGCGCTTCGCCGCGCGCACCCTGGCGGTGGAGGCCAATGCCGTCACCGACAACCCGCTGGTCATGGAGGATGGGTCCATCCTCTCCGGCGGGAATTTCCATGCGGAACCGGTGGCCTTCGCCGCCGACCAGATCGCCCTGGTGCTCGCCGAGATCGGCAACCTGGCCGAACGCCGCATCGCCCTGCTGGTGGACCCGGTGATGTCCGGCCTGCCCGCCTTCCTGGCACGCGATGCGGGGCTGAATTCGGGGCTGATGATCGCGCAGGTGACGGCGGCCGCGCTCGCTTCCGAGAACAAGCAGCGCGCGGCGCCGGCCTCGGTGGACAGCATCCCGACCTCGGCCAACCAGGAAGACCATGTGTCCATGGCCACCCACGCGGCCTGGCGCCTGCTGGAGATGGCGGAGAACGCGGCGGCCATCATCGGCATCGAGGCGCTGGCGGCGGCCGAGGCGCTGGAGCATCGGCGCCCGCTGACCAGCTCCGTGCCGCTGGAAGCCGCCCATGCCGCCATCCGCGCGCGCATCGCGCCGCTGCTGGCGGACCGTTTCCTGGCGCCGGACATCGCCGCCGCCACATCCCTGGTGCGGGACGGCGCGCTCGCCGCCGCCACCGCCCACCCCCTGCCCGAGCTGGACACCGACGCATGA
- a CDS encoding DUF1028 domain-containing protein, with translation MTFSLIGHCARTGQFGCAVTTSAMGVGARVPFAEAGLGAVLTQHRTDPRLGPRGLDLLRSGCSAEEALAALVASTPHHRWRQIAIMDRAGRTAHFDGEAVKHARAAVHASGCVALGNIMANTDVPTAMATAFAADPGEPLAERLMRALEAGEEAGGEGRPLLSACLLVVHEQRFPYVDLRVDLADAALPALRLMWNRYRPDMDEHVVRAVDPEAAKPPVL, from the coding sequence ATGACCTTCTCCCTCATCGGCCATTGCGCCCGCACGGGGCAGTTCGGCTGCGCCGTCACCACCTCGGCCATGGGCGTGGGCGCCCGGGTGCCCTTCGCGGAAGCGGGGCTCGGCGCCGTGCTGACCCAGCACCGCACCGACCCGCGCCTGGGTCCGCGCGGCCTTGATTTGCTGCGCAGCGGCTGCTCGGCGGAGGAGGCCCTGGCCGCGCTGGTCGCCAGCACACCCCATCACCGCTGGCGGCAGATCGCGATCATGGACCGCGCCGGCCGCACCGCGCATTTCGACGGCGAGGCGGTGAAGCACGCCCGCGCGGCCGTGCATGCGTCGGGCTGCGTGGCACTCGGCAACATCATGGCCAACACCGACGTGCCCACCGCCATGGCCACCGCCTTCGCCGCGGACCCCGGCGAACCATTGGCCGAACGCCTGATGCGCGCGCTGGAAGCGGGCGAGGAGGCGGGCGGCGAGGGACGGCCCCTGCTCTCCGCCTGCCTGCTCGTCGTGCATGAGCAGCGCTTTCCCTATGTGGACCTGCGCGTGGACCTGGCCGACGCCGCCCTGCCCGCGCTGCGCCTGATGTGGAACCGCTACCGCCCCGACATGGACGAGCATGTGGTCCGCGCCGTGGACCCGGAGGCCGCCAAGCCGCCGGTGCTGTAG